One region of Juglans microcarpa x Juglans regia isolate MS1-56 chromosome 7S, Jm3101_v1.0, whole genome shotgun sequence genomic DNA includes:
- the LOC121241506 gene encoding GATA transcription factor 29 — MASQPFHQASAGMNSFVPSNPSSGSHGGQVDLTLRLGLPKDSQEKNNLFNLGGQYANPPAVNPHHAYFSYNHAGRPYTPGTYPLGMASHGMGSTNGQLGGQMYDHTMNHMNDPWLANPNYMNSNGVLGHHPYNYYSNIQPPPAPQMNEYVLLNPSSRTLGSSSSRRQCNTNYNDPNKRCTNYNCGTNNTPMWRKGPLGPKSLCNACGIKYRKDEERKKARDAAESSGTSSRDQE; from the exons ATGGCGTCCCAACCATTCCATCAGGCATCAGCGGGAATGAACAGCTTTGTTCCGTCCAACCCATCATCAGGAAGCCATGGCGGCCAGGTGGACCTCACCCTCAGGCTAGGATTACCTAAAGACTCTCAAGAAAAGAACAATCTTTTCAACTTGGGCGGCCAATATGCTAATCCTCCTGCTGTGAACCCTCACCATGCCTATTTCAGCTATAATCATGCAGGTCGCCCTTACACTCCG GGCACATATCCTTTGGGCATGGCTTCTCATGGAATGGGCAGCACGAACGGCCAGCTGGGTGGACAGATGTATGATCACACCATGAATCATATGAATGATCCATGGTTAGCAAACCCTAATTACATGAATTCAAATGGAGTGCTAGGGCATCATCCCTACAACTACTACAGCAATATCCAGCCACCTCCAGCACCGCAAATGAATGAGTACGTACTGCTCAACCCCTCCTCTAGGACGCTTGGCAGCTCGTCTTCAAGGCGCCAATGCAATACCAATTATAATGACCCTAATAAGAGGTGCACCAACTATAACTGTGGCACTAATAACACTCCCATGTGGCGCAAAGGTCCCCTTGGTCCCAAG AGCCTTTGCAATGCTTGTGGGATCAAGTATAGAAAGGACGAGGAGAGAAAGAAAGCCAGAGATGCAGCTGAAAGCTCCGGCACAAGCAGCCGGGATCAGGAATGA